From the genome of Nicotiana sylvestris chromosome 2, ASM39365v2, whole genome shotgun sequence, one region includes:
- the LOC104241557 gene encoding dof zinc finger protein DOF1.5-like, with amino-acid sequence MAQVQESRISQGIKLFGATIQVQAKQAAKGLDHHQQPNKVDHDHDIDEDQEKKPDKIIPCPRCKSMETKFCYFNNYNVNQPRHFCKGCQRYWTAGGALRNVPVGAGRRKAKPPCGGSDGDMAAGLSDGCFFDVTNHGNIHQLDFDGVVAEEWHLFPAAKRRRSTSGSQSC; translated from the coding sequence ATGGCTCAAGTTCAAGAAAGTCGCATCTCACAAGGCATCAAGTTGTTTGGTGCAACAATACAAGTTCAAGCAAAACAAGCTGCAAAAGGTCTTGATCATCATCAACAACCAAACAAAGTTGATCATGATCATGATATTGATGAAGATCAAGAAAAAAAGCCAGACAAGATCATCCCTTGCCCTAGATGCAAAAGCATGGAAACCAAGTTTTGTTACTTCAACAACTACAATGTTAACCAACCAAGACACTTTTGCAAAGGTTGTCAAAGGTACTGGACGGCCGGTGGGGCCTTACGGAACGTGCCCGTAGGAGCCGGCCGTCGCAAGGCCAAGCCGCCTTGTGGCGGCAGCGACGGCGACATGGCTGCCGGATTATCAGATGGTTGCTTCTTTGATGTTACTAATCATGGGAATATTCACCAGCTTGACTTTGATGGAGTGGTGGCTGAGGAATGGCATCTTTTTCCGGCGGCCAAGAGGAGGAGGAGCACCTCCGGTAGCCAATCTTGTTGA